A region of the Labeo rohita strain BAU-BD-2019 chromosome 5, IGBB_LRoh.1.0, whole genome shotgun sequence genome:
tcatcctatatcgctgttttaccttttttgttaagggtgtttaatcgtttgaagccgcatttaagctgcattttggaagttcaaaatcggggcaccatagtaGTCCATAGTATGGAGAAGAATgccgaaatgttttcctcaaaaaacacaatttctttttgcttgaagaaagaaagacatgaacatcttggatgacaagggggacattatctgtaaattgttgttctggaagtggacttctcctttatctGATGgtctggagtggtgtggattacttgtggattattgagatgtttttatcagatgtttagactctcattctgacgtcagccatttactgcagaggatccattagaaTTTTAACACatcttaatatctcaacatcacAGTCTTGAGTCAAGAATAAGATAAAAATTGGAATAGTATTTTAGACACATACACAAGGTGTCATAATGAATAGACAAATTTGAATTATGCATAATAtgcttttgtttgattttgaggcAAAATCTGCCACATTTCTACAGGTTTCATAAGATTTGCACAGTTCTGTACATAATCCGTCTATTGCATGCATATATAGACACTTCATATACTGCACACAGTGTACATTCAGTTTGGCTTTCACTTGCACTCCTCTTGTCTTGCCCATATAAttatgtctctctttctctctgtctgtgtgtgtttggtgtCTCAGTGAGGATCTGGATGATTCTCAGCCCAGCGCTCATGTCACCTGTCCTGTTAAGACCATGATCAAAGCCCCAGGAACACCTGTCAGAAACACAGCAGGTAATATCACTTCACATCCACAGCCTATATACTGACCACAGTTGTTCCTCTAATAAATGCTGTGGTATATGATGCTGCACTGTGTATACACTACAAACCTAACGTTGTGGCACTCCTACAAACTCATTTATCTATTTAagaaatacatttcaattttagttaggTGTAAAGAAATTCTTTCacaaaatttcatttaaatattattgaaataagctgtttttttgagtattattgagatactattatagtttttataaataatatgaattagttttttctctcttttcattttcatttaagaaaatgttttgtgtgtttttgttagtttattatttatgtattttatatctgttcttatttatgtttttatatctacatagtttttttaaaactagaACTGAAATTTAGAATGTTTAGAAAGTGTGAATTTTGGAATTTTAcaatgtttgaaatgttttagaatgttattttagttattttaatgaaaatgagaaatgttgccttagcaactagctgaattaaaatgatcaaagttatttaaaaatttaataaaataaatacaaaacatgtaattttaattaaagtttatttaatttcaactaacaatgttttttgtagttttagttttgatttaattataataatcctgATATTAAGCAACCTTAACTGACATTTTTCTgctacattgtaaaaaatattttgcaaatgaaGATTATTAGAATagattttacaagaaaataccatTTCAGTCTTTCCTCTTCAAAATGTTATAGTAAATTCAGTGGTATTAGCAATTTCTTTGTAATGAAGATTAACTGATAtctgtgttttgtcttttactttactttatattttaggGTTAGGCAATTCAGACACATTCAGCCTTAAATTTCTGGGTTAATACACTGAAGACACAGAGGCAACTAAAGAGCAGTGGAAGCTCTATAAtgagtgtttgtgtatttgtatgtGTTTGCGTCTTTTGGCAGGTCTCATCACTCCCACTTTTGGTGTCATGAGCAACAGTGCTCCTTTAGGCCCCGCCCTTGACCGGCCCATGCCCCGCCCACACCCCAAAGACGAAGCCTCATTGGTCCAGATGGCAGAGCACGTCCCTGCTGGAAAGCGCACTCCTATGTGCGCTCACTGCGACATGGTTATCAGGTATGCAAACTAATATTCAATACTAATAAATAGTCAgttttttgagtttacattacatttgtCCAAAATAGGAGGCTACATACTGCAGCTGCCCACTGTTTGTGTCAGGATTATGCCTGTGATTTCTTGCAATGTTGTCTAGGTAGGCAACTCACTAGCGTTTGGAACAGatgcacaatattaaaaaaacaacgcTAAACATGTATTACACCAGCTGGTACTATTGCTTCATTGTTGTTGTCAGCTGtccaattttaatttaacacttACTGATGACATTTCGTTTTGTCTGCACCTCTAGCACACTATTACAGGATGTAATATTCATTAAATCACAAAGTCATTAATAGAATCCCGGCATGAAAATGCCACATAACACATGTTCATATTGATTAGCTTTCCTCACAAATATCCATATGACCTCTTAATTACACTCAAATCTGCTCTTTATGATTTTGTTCTAATACATTGCGAGCTACCTATGTAAGCAGCATTATAGGGCATCATGGATGCACTTCTATCCAGAAGACTGCCTTCTAAAGCAGCATTTCATATACCCTTCATGGAAAGACAATCATTTCTGTGCAAAAAACAAAGGAAGAGAGATACTTTTTGGATtcttggatttttttaaatgaatatgttaattaaattattattaatatattattattattatcattattattatataacagaGTAGTAACAgagtgtttataaaaataatgaatatactCAAAAATGGACAATTTCATTTTCCCCAAAATTATAGTATACTAATtgctaatataatttattaatataattaattaattaactattgataaaaaatcatataaacatAAATTGATGTTCTTccaatatactgtatgtataattattatttatataatatattattataattcattgACAAActattgataaaaaataattcatgcaacaaaaattgtccaaaatatgtatcattattatttatataatatattaatacaattaatttagtAACAGAATATTATAAgataattaatataaacattaatggAATATTTCCTCCAGAATctgtacaattattattatgatttcttATGATATTTCCGCCAAAATTCTGTATAATAATTGCTAAtatcatatattaatataatgaagTTCATTAACAAACTATTGATTAAAAAGCATATGAACATAAATTGACAATTTCTTccattatactgtatgtataattattatttatataatatattattataattcattaaCAAACTAttgataaaaaaatcatattaattaatattaacaatagtctattttttacaatatctgtataattattattaatataatatatttgtataattaattttgtaacaaactagtaatttatattaaataaataaacaatttcttcCAATAtccatataattattattaatgtaatatatccACATAATTAATTCTGAAACAAACTATTGATAAAATAACTCGAATAAACAGCTTCTTCCTTTGTCTgtataattagtttttatattatatattagtataATTAAGTCAGTAGCAaactattaacaaaaataattcatataaacataaattgactatttcatttaaaatttgtgtGGGCTAGATATTTTTGTGCTTATTAAAGTATTTTGATGTTAGCAACAGGCTATTGTAAGTAACTCATCATTGCCAAAATCAGTGAAACACAGCAGTCAGAAGTTTAAAAAATcctgttaattttcttaataGAGAAATAGTTTTTGTGCCATTTTAAGATCTCTCTAAACAGACAGACTGATCTGCAGACAGCAGGCTGATTACTAGCTTCTGTTTCTCCATCTTTCCtccctctgtctgtctcttaCACTTTGAAAATGAGATGATTAGCTTAAAAGCGCTATTTAATAACAATAGTCACCCTAAACTCACCTCTTACTTTCACAGAGCGAATGACGGCCACTTTATACAACGAGAAACACACACCCGTGTAACACATACTGGATATCACACACTCACAGTGGCAAAGAAGATGAGAATGTGTAGACTTActtacctgtgtgtgtgtgtgtgtgtgagagagagagacagtaaTTAGGGTCAGTCTCTTCTCACAGAGccttcattttgcaaattaaaccCCAAGTATTTATTCCACACGAGAGTAAACATGACACCAGACTCTCTGTTTCACCTACACGCTGAATTACGTCTGAGATTCAGGTCATTGCTGAAGCCATTAGTGATTAAAAGTGAAGTGTGTTTTTAATGCACAACTAGTGACAACAAATGGAATTGCAGTCTGTTTATTTGTGGCACAATCtgtccatttatttatataataaatataatatcatttATATAGATCAGTGTGATGTACTATATGTACACAGATAAAATAGGATGCACTATATGttcatttttgaatatattgcTGAGTAATAATATAGTTTACCACTTTGATGGCGCAGAAATTGCACTTCATCTTTAATATAATGACAGTTTTCAGCAATAAAGGTTTGATATGTTAGatgataatattattttaaccaCAGGCTCTTTGTGTGTCTATTATTTGGTTTCTCATGCTGTGATACTCTTGGTTTTGTGGGTTGATTAAAagctaattaatttaattgtaaaattatgaattaaaataaatatgaattaaacactaaagaaataaacacttttaccataaaacaaataaataatttatttgtctgCCTACATGTTGTGACAATTAATATATTAGCTTAAAATCCCGAAGGTACTGCATGAAATATTTCAGCTCAAAGGTGTTcgactttttaacttttttaaatataatacataatgcaCACATAATGgttgcaattttatttaaaaaacatgtaaaaatttcattttcagaAATCTGAATTTTTGTATGTCTTTCTGGATAAACAGATctgctgaatgaataaatgcaaatgtaagtacagtaatatagctgcaagcagcaattacatTGTCAAGCACTACAGAGGCaaaatgaggagctaagcatggcatgGAGTGTCAGACCAACTGAAACAATGTggaattaaagccattttaggatgattttagtcaaaattggtgaaaaaatcataaaaacaaccaCTAGTAATGTGATTTAATGGGCTGTcccttttgaccaataggtggcactgttatcAAATCAATGTGGTATGGTCAGTGTAAGGAGACAATTCCttatacaaagtttggtgtcaatatgtcaaagctttgcagagatacagcctcagacgTAGTCTGGCATCATGCCTCAAATTTGTTGCATCACTATACAAAAACGGTAATGTCTATTGAGATGAAATCTATAACATTTTGTCAGCacggtctgaagatgatctgattcgattttggtgaaaattggaccagTGGTtgaggaggagtttgaaaaactaggttttcaacataatcaAAATGgaggacaggaagtttggcccacagtggtataattggtatctatgttgtcggcatgacccaaggaatatgagttttgagtttcattacagtaggctaatgcaatcagaagttattagcatttttggaaatttcataattaatggttaataaatggtttagtatTCTTGACCAATAGGTGACGCTGTTACCAAATGTGGATGCTGTGGCATGGTCAGTGAGAGGTAGCAATGGCATATaaaaaatttggtgtcaatatgtcaaagctttgcagagatacagcctcagatgcagtttggtatctttccagcaaattcatTAACACgctaaataaaaaccatttCATACTGTATAtcaacacgaaatccataactttttgccagcaagGTCTAAAGATGAtccgagtcaaatttggtgaaaatcagagtAACGTTCTAGGAGGAGTTTAAAAAAGTTGGTTTtcaacatatattaaaatggcggacaggaagttcatccAGTTATGGCATAATTGGTATTGATGTTCTCAGCATGATCCAAGGAATATGTCAAGACCAAGTTTTATTAGAGTAGGctaatttaaacaaaagttattagcatttttctaaatttcattataacttttgaccacaaagTGGTGCTGCCTTCAGACTTTGTAAGTACTGTCAGGGCAGATATGGCAAATAAAATATAGTGCTTTTTTTACACGATTCTAAATGGCCGAcgcccaaaatggctgacatgggaaaattgggtaTGGTTTGACTTGGCATAATGCactgaatctaaagagaccGGTTTGGAGAAACCAttgaagttataagcaaaaaaatCTTCTGACCAGTTGGTGGCACTGTGCTGAAACATTGCAGGTAGACTTAAGTCATGCTTGTtgtaacacacaccaagtttggtctcgaTATGCCAAACCGTtgcagagatatagcctcacatccatttttgcatGCTTTTCGTCAAATTCaatgaaaatcagacaaaccgtctagcacgagtttgaaaaagtaggtttttcgaatgattaaaaataaaacaatttaaattttggtgtccatttgaCTTGACATGAGCCAAagattctgaggaaaaaagaactTTCCTTCtgtgccttacggttcaaaagttattagtataaacatgagtgaaacttggacaagtggtggcgctagagagtttgagttaggaatttcaaatttgctatggttaatgttgagcCTGTCCTCTATcggtgtgccaaatttcacaactttcctgcaagtggttctatgggctgccatagacttccagagcggaagaagaagaaaaggaaCACCAACGGATACAATgggtgccatcgcaccttcggtgcttggcccctaatgaAGTGAAAGAGTTTTGTTTGAGGCCTTTAGTAGCAAGTAAACGGTGcatataatgcaatgaaacTTAAAACAAGGCTGTGTGGCATAAACATACAgtagtttaaagggatagtttacccaaaaattgttatgttgaacacaaaagttGACCCAGGTGATCGTagtcattgacttccatagtattttttccatactgtggaagtcagtggctattGTCAATTGTGTGTAccttcttcaaaatatctaaataagaaAGTCATACATGTTTGGATCAACTttaggatgagtaaatgatgacttgatttgtatttttaggtgaactgtccctttattATCACGCATAATTTTCTATTTCTTCagattttttattcattagaaTTCAGCTCAAGATGCTGTATACAAAAGTGCAACCCACGGGAAGGTTTCACTCTACAAGCCTTATTACTTTTGGACAGATGTCAATTCGGGCTAATTTGGCTTGTCGGTTTCATACCGTCTAGGTGGGCTTTTCTTTGCCAGAGTAAACTTGAAAATTGGACTGCGTCACAACACAACATTCACTCAGTGCACAACACCACAAATCATGTTGCTGTTTCGCATGTGTTAACTTtcacatgcatgcatgtgtgtttcaGGGGGCCGTTCCTGATGGCGATGGGAAAATCGTGGCACCCGGAGGAGTTTACGTGCGCTCACTGCAGCGTGTCTCTGAGCGAGCTGGGTTTTGTGGAGGAACAGGGCTCCGTCTACTGCCAACACTGCTACGAGGAGTTCTTTGCTCCAACCTGTGCGCGCTGCCAGTACAAAATCCTGGGGGTCCGTGACTGTGTTtcacaaacataaaatatactCCATCTCTAACAGCCTGTCAAATGATTGAGCTTTTAGCTCGCTTAGACAAATACATTCACACACAGAGAGACATTAATATGTCTTTTAGGACGGCCTAAACATTCTTGTCTGTATTTTATGTGTATGTACAttcaaatcagcacattagaatgatttctgagggatcatgtgacactgaagactggagtaatgatgctgaaaattcagctttgtatcacaggaataaattacatttttaaatatattcaaataaaaaatgcttatttgaaattgtaataatatttcacaatattatagtttttactgtattttaaatctaataaatgcagccttaagagtttttttttttttttttaatattaaaaacgtCTTATCAACCCcaaattttaaacagtagtgtatatgtaaTGATGATGATCTTGTGTGTTCACAGGAAGTGATCAATGCACTCAAGCAGACCTGGCATGTGTATTGTTTCCTGTGTGCATCCTGTCAGCAACCGATAAGAAACGATACTTTTCACCTTGAGGATGGAGAGCCGTACTGCGAGAGAGGTATTAATTTGTCTGTTAATTTCTACAGacttctgttattttaaaactgaaccagtgttattttaaatcacttccaaagcaaagatttacagataatgtactcacccccttgtcatccaagatgttcatgtctttctttcttcagtcgtaaagaaattatgtttttggaggaaaacatttcaggatttttctccatataatggactggtatggtgccccgattttgaacttccaaaatgcagtgtaaatgcggcttcaaacgatcccaaatgcggttgtaaacgatcccagctgaggaagaagggtcttatctagtgtaatgatcagttattttcataaaaataatacaatttatatactttttaatgtcaaaagcttgtcttgtcttactctgcctggactgttttgttccggttcaagacagttagggtatgtcgaaaaactccaatcgtgttttctccctcaacttcaaaaatcatttcaaaatcatcctacatcgctgcagaagtactgacccagtctttgcaaagtgaacatgcaaagaagatcaaacacccttaacaaaaaaggtaaaacagtgatataggacgattttgaagttgagggagaaaatacggtcagagtttttcgacataccctaactgttatgaaccggaacaaaacagtccaggcagagtaagacaagatgagagtttgacattaaaaagtatataaattgtattatttttatgaaaataactgattggttacaaccacatttgggatcgtttgaagccacatttaaactgcattttggaagttcaaaatcggggcaccatagcagtccattacatggagaaaaatcctgaaatgttttcctccaaaaacataatttctttaaattgtatttaaatatattttaaaatgtaatttactcatgtaatgcaaagctgaattttcagcatcattactccagtcttcagcgtcacatgatccctcagaaatcagtctaacatgcagatttgctgcttatttatttttatataatatttataaatatatttgtaatatttttaattaatgtttataaatatatattattaacaatgttgaaaacagtttttgaaaaaaaattgtggaaaccatgatacatttttattttcaggattctttgataaaaatagaaagttaaaaaaacagcatttcaaaatgttttgtaacattacaaatgtctttactgtcacttttgatcaatttaatgcttcactgctgaataaaagcattaatatctcacaacattcttttgaatggcagtataTACTATCCAGATTCGTTTTTAGCCGTGCACTCTTACTTTATTGCAGCAATTGTCTCTTTGTgtctattttaattataactaaGGAATTTTAGAACCATCGGACACAAAGCTGATAGTTAAAGTGTTTCCGAGTTGATAAAGTTGCTGCTAGTGTGAAGACAATCAGAATGTGTTTTCTAACAGTTTTGCAACTGTGTGTTTAGATTACTACAGTCTGTTCGGGACGGGCTGCCGTGGTTGTGATTTCCCAATAGAAGCAGGAGACAAGTTTCTGGAGGCCCTGGGCGGCACCTGGCACGACACCTGCTTTGTGTGCTCAGTAAGTGTTTGTTCAGGCTCATCtgagagtgtttgtgtgttcgcTGAGTGTGGTGTGATGAACGTCCGCTGTGTTCTCTTCAGGTGTGCAGCGTCAGTCTGGAGGGTCAGACCTTCTTCTCCAAAAAGGACAAACCGCTTTGCAAGAAACACGCTCACACTCTTAAAATATGAATGCAACTGTGTACATGCAAAAATGCCAATGCAACTGTTGAGGTATcagcaaaaaaactaaaatacgtatgtgaccctggaccacaaatccagtcataagggtcaattttttgaaattgagattaatacatcatctgaaagctgaataataagcgttccattgatgtatggtttgttaggataggacaatatttggctgagatacaactatatgaatatggaatctgagggtgcaaaaaaataaatattcagaaaatcacctttaaagttgtccaaatgaagttcttagcagtgcatattactaatcaaagattaagttttgctatatttacggtaggaaatgtacaaaatatcttcatagaaaatgatctttacttgatatcctaatgatttttggcataaaagaaaaattgatcattttgacccatataaatGACTATTGTTACagtatacccatgctacttaagactggttttgtggtccagtgtctcatatttacatattaagaTATATATGACACATACTTAAAGTAAAATCATGTGGTTTAATGGAGGGTGGTCTGTTAGATGGTGGTTGTGTGTAAACAGCACTTTTGAAACTTATGTTAGTGTTATTTTATCAAATGAAAGAACTATCTATTCCGTTTCCTTCCTGtcactcttaaagggacagttcacccaaaaatgaaagttctgtcatcttttactcGCCCTAAGTTGTTACAAacagtttctttcttctcttgAACATagaagaatatattttgaagaatgtgggtagcCGAACAGTTGTTGGAAACTAAACATCACCCCCTTTATGCTTCTGACAACtctttcagtatttatttaaaactatatagtattattataaacacaatAAGGCTGTGAAAGCACTAGATGAGACTAGATGAGTTTTTCTGTTCAGCTTGAAAATGTTTAATGAGCAACTGCCTTTTTCAAGACACGTAAAAGGTTGAAATAATCAGAAGTAGACAATTACTGATTTTATGTTgttgaataaaacatgaaaatatattgaGCTTGCGTTAAACACAgatcttaataataaaaaaaactttagtgCAAAAATGCAAACTCATTCCTGCAGCGCTCTATTGCCaaaatattatcaatatcaAAATTGTATAGCAAACTAGGTTGGATAAGCATTAAATAAGTAACATCATAATGGAAACTCATCAAATGATCAGCTGTTCTTAAAGGAATTATGCAACCAGAAATGAAATGAACACTcattttatggtgcttttttactcattttcgcttttcattttttcacagAAGAAGGGAATATATGCATTTAGAAAAGTGAATTGAaaggaaatgtatttatttcaagcTCTGGGATAGTGAGTAACTTTTGCTTTTACTATATTGTGTGAAATGCttgcttttatgtttgttttatattttttttatgaaatattagatTTGCACTTtcaataatttctgtttttgtaaatCTTTTAAAACTCCTGTTTGCTTTTATacaagttttaataaaaatcaaatgcCAACACTCTGTCGTCTCCTCGATTTCAGTCTTTTACCTCTTATTTGACCTccaattatgaatatttatagttgaggtcaaaagttcacacccccctttcagaatcaataattttttttcattatttttaccaaaataggagggatcatacaaaatgcatgtggttgtttatttagtactgacctgaataggatatttcacatagaaatgtttacatgtagtccacaagagaaaataagagctgaatttataaaaatgaccccgttcaaaagtttacatccacttgattcttaatactgtgttgttacctaaataatccacagctgtgtgtttttgtttagtgatagttgttcatgagtcccttgtttgtcctgaacagttaaactgctcactgttcttcagaaaaattcttcaggtcccacaaattctttgttttttcagcattttttcatatgcaactatcacagaaagttcaaacgctcactgatgctctagaaggaaacacaatgcattaagagccagggggtgaaaactttttgaatttggagATCAggatttaacttattttgtcttctgggaaacatgtaagtatcttttatagcttccgaagggcagtactaaatgaaaaaataggatatttaggcaaaatggtttttccttctggagcatcagtgagtgtttgaaccttcagtaatcgttgcatttgagtccctcagttgttctcagtgtgaa
Encoded here:
- the pdlim5a gene encoding PDZ and LIM domain protein 5a isoform X2; translation: MSGKYSVVLQGPAPWGFRLQGGKDFNMPLSISRLTDGGKAAKAGVVVGDLVLSIDGISTDGMNHLEAQNKIKSSTDQLNLSLQKASSLPKADVTAKGTPATNGPPVASKKPAMNRLPRKPITETDIEFYHVPTHGDASRKRIMEDTEDWRPRTGTSQSRSFRILAQITGTESEFDRSQEGESAKTTNEDLDDSQPSAHVTCPVKTMIKAPGTPVRNTAGLITPTFGVMSNSAPLGPALDRPMPRPHPKDEASLVQMAEHVPAGKRTPMCAHCDMVIRGPFLMAMGKSWHPEEFTCAHCSVSLSELGFVEEQGSVYCQHCYEEFFAPTCARCQYKILGEVINALKQTWHVYCFLCASCQQPIRNDTFHLEDGEPYCERDYYSLFGTGCRGCDFPIEAGDKFLEALGGTWHDTCFVCSVCSVSLEGQTFFSKKDKPLCKKHAHTLKI